GGATTCAGCCGCCGCCAGGTTTCAATCGGGAACACGGACGCTACTTCGGGAGGAACCCAGTTCCTTTTTTGCGCGGATGTGAGCGATGCTTAGTACCCCAATTCGTGAGGCACTTTGGGCGCACTGATCTCACCTGCTAGGGACTGCGCGTGCCGGTATTGCTGGGGTGACTGGTACCCGAGCGCGGAGTGCGGCGCGACGCCGTTGTAATCCGCTATCCACGCGCGGAGCTGGGCCAGCACTTGCGCGGCGGTCGCGAGGTCCGCCCCCACTGACGTCTCCCCAGAAAAGTTGGGCAGGTCAAAAG
This window of the Gemmatimonadales bacterium genome carries:
- a CDS encoding integrase core domain-containing protein, whose amino-acid sequence is MGADLATAAQVLAQLRAWIADYNGVAPHSALGYQSPQQYRHAQSLAGEISAPKVPHELGY